A window of Methylomonas sp. 11b genomic DNA:
TGGCCACACCGGCAATAGCCCGCGATTGCATCGTCGAACTTTTGATGTCTTGATAAGAAATCATCCGAAACACTTCGCCAAAGCCATCCAACACCTTATCCAACAATGGCTGAATCGCTTCCGGGGTACCGTCGCGGCCCGTCACACCGGTGCCGCCTGTCGTAATAACCGCATTGACTGCCGGATCGGCGATCCAATGACTAACGGCGGCGCGGATTTGATAAATATCGTCGGGAACGATTTTTTTATCGATCAAGTTATGCCCCGCATCGGTCAAACCAGTGACCAAGGTTTGCCCGGATACGTCGTCCAATTCAGTCCGCGTATCGGATACCGTCAACACGGCGATATTGATCGGAATAAACTCTCGGACTTCGCTCACGGCAGGGCTCCAGATAAAGGCTACCGCATTCTAAGTAAAGCGCCGCCGGACAAGCAAGCATTGTTTAATTCGCCGGCTGTCATACCGGCTTAACCGATAATGCCGTAAACTCCAGATATTAACTCTAATTCAGTTAGCTGCCGTCTACTCGATCATGCCTATCCAGATTTCCCGTTACGAAAAAATCGCCAGTCTGGCCGCCTTATGCCTGCTGCTATTTGCCTGCTATCAGGTATTAAGGCCGTTTATTTTCGATTTGCTATGGGCGGCCATTCTGTGTTTTGTCACCTGGCCGCTGTATTTGCGTTTACGCGACTGGAAGCTGACCGCCAACTGGGCAGCCACCGCGATGGTTCTGCCGATAGGCATATTGCTGCTGACGCCGTTCGTAGCCGCCACGCTGACATTTACCGAAGATATAAACCACTTGCTGCAATGGCTTAATCAAAGCCGGCATGTGTGGCCAGAGCCTCCGGCTTGGTTGCAATCTTTGCCGGTAGTCGGCGACAACGCTGTCGCTGCCTGGCAAAGTGTCGGCGAAGACTCCAGTCGTCTCGTCAATCTGGCCCGGCAATATGCCTTGGGCGCCAGTAGCTGGGTGCTGCAACAGGGAATCGGTTTAGCCGGCGAACTGATGCATATGGGCCTAGCTATTTTGGTGCTGTTTTTTTTCTATCGCGACGGCGAACACGTAGCCCAACACGTCGTAATTGGCGTCGAACGCCTGGCCGGCGAGCGCACCCAACGCATCCTGCACATCGTGCGTTCCAGTCTGCGCGCGGTGGTATACGGCATTCTCGGCACTGCCCTGGTGCAGGCGCTGGCTTCTATCCTGGGCTTTGTCATCGCCGGCGTACCTTACGCCTTTGTGCTGGGCGTAATCGCGTTTTTTTTGATGATTATTCCCGCGGCCGGCACGGTGATCTGGCTGCCGATTGCCTTATGGTTGCTGGCGGAAGGCGAGACCGGCTGGGCAATCTTTATCGCG
This region includes:
- the moaB gene encoding molybdenum cofactor biosynthesis protein B, with the translated sequence MSEVREFIPINIAVLTVSDTRTELDDVSGQTLVTGLTDAGHNLIDKKIVPDDIYQIRAAVSHWIADPAVNAVITTGGTGVTGRDGTPEAIQPLLDKVLDGFGEVFRMISYQDIKSSTMQSRAIAGVANATYIFCVPGSSGACRTAWESLIKEQLDYRTRPCNLVQLMPRLLEK
- a CDS encoding AI-2E family transporter, whose translation is MPIQISRYEKIASLAALCLLLFACYQVLRPFIFDLLWAAILCFVTWPLYLRLRDWKLTANWAATAMVLPIGILLLTPFVAATLTFTEDINHLLQWLNQSRHVWPEPPAWLQSLPVVGDNAVAAWQSVGEDSSRLVNLARQYALGASSWVLQQGIGLAGELMHMGLAILVLFFFYRDGEHVAQHVVIGVERLAGERTQRILHIVRSSLRAVVYGILGTALVQALASILGFVIAGVPYAFVLGVIAFFLMIIPAAGTVIWLPIALWLLAEGETGWAIFIALWFLLFVGTIDNWLRPILISREVELPFVLIVFGIFGGLLAFGFIGVFIGPTLLATSYALILDWLIRNEHEEQNNEAGLNDS